The following proteins are encoded in a genomic region of Rattus rattus isolate New Zealand chromosome 2, Rrattus_CSIRO_v1, whole genome shotgun sequence:
- the LOC116894048 gene encoding olfactory receptor 52I2-like — MPGPSYNHTVGSPGTFFLLGVPGLQSSYLWLAISLSAMYSIALLGNTLIIAVICMDPTLQEPMYFFLCVLAAVDVVMASSVVPKMVSVFSSGDSSISFNACFTQMYFVHAATAVETGLLLAMAFDRYVAICKPLHYMRILTPHVMLGISVTITIRALVFMTPLSWMLSHLPFCASNVPHSYCEHMAVAKLACDDPMPSSLYSLIFSSIIVGSDVTFISASYTLILKAVFGLSSKNAQWKALSTCASHAGVMALYYLPGMASIYVAWLGQDAVPLHTQVLLADLYLIIPPTLNPIIYGIRTRQIRERLWRLLTSCFFHQSTQGS; from the coding sequence ATGCCGGGTCCATCCTACAACCACACAGTGGGATCCCCTGGCACCTTCTTCCTCTTGGGCGTCCCAGGCTTACAGTCTTCCTATCTTTGGCTGGCCATCTCACTGAGTGCCATGTACAGCATAGCCCTCTTAGGAAATACCCTCATCATCGCTGTGATCTGCATGGATCCCACTCTACAAGagcccatgtacttcttcctatGTGTTCTGGCTGCTGTGGATGTTGTTATGGCTTCTTCTGTGGTACCTAAGATGGTGAGCGTCTTCAGTTCAGGAGACAGCTCCATCAGCTTTAACGCCTGTTTCACTCAGATGTACTTTGTCCACGCAGCCACTGCTGTGGAGACAGGACTGCTGCTGGCCATGGCTTttgatcgctatgtggccatctgcaagccCCTACATTATATGAGAATTCTCACCCCTCATGTGATGCTGGGAATTAGTGTGACAATCACCATTAGAGCTCTTGTTTTTATGACTCCATTGAGTTGGATGTTGAGCCATTTGCCTTTTTGTGCCTCCAATGTTCCTCACTCCTACTGTGAACACATGGCAGTGGCCAAGTTAGCATGTGATGACCCCATGCCTAGCAGTCTCtacagtttgattttttcctcCATCATTGTGGGTTCAGATGTGACCTTCATTTCTGCCTCTTATACTCTGATTCTCAAGGCAGTTTTTGGTCTGTCCTCAAAGAATGCGCAGTGGAAGGCATTGAGTACGTGTGCGTCTCATGCTGGGGTCATGGCGCTGTACTATCTCCCTGGGATGGCATCCATCTACGTGGCCTGGCTAGGGCAGGATGCAGTTCCCCTGCACACTCAAGTGCTGTTAGCGGACTTGTACCTGATCATCCCACCCACCTTAAACCCTATCATTTATGGCATTAGGACCCGACAAATCCGGGAGCGGCTCTGGCGTCTGCTGACAAGTTGCTTCTTTCACCAGTCCACTCAAGGCTCATGA
- the Trim68 gene encoding E3 ubiquitin-protein ligase TRIM68 isoform X1, producing MDPAVLMDAIVEEVNCPICMTFLREPVSITCGHTFCHSCLSGLWKLPADSQNLSYTCPLCRAPVQPKKLRPNWQLASVVDKVRLLGFCMEMGLKTDMCDLHKEQLTMFCKEDDVVTCKACNKSPEHEAHSVVPIKDVAWEYKWKLQQALEHLRKEQEKVWKLEVSEKEQAAIWKTQMEKRKQSILWEFEKYQQLLKEKELPCQQAEEEAAAVQAGLEQEKGETGNKLRLRHEKMIQQSQVLWQMIVELEERSQRPVRWMMQGIQEALNRSKSWSLQQLEPISLELKTDCRVLGLREILKTFAVDVRLDPDTAYSRLVISKDRKSVHYGVTQQNLPDNPERFYRYNIVLGSQCISSGRHYWEVEVGDRSEWGLGVCVESVDRKEVVYLSPRYGFWVIRLRKGTEYRAGTDEYPLLPLSVPPHRVGIFLDYEAHDISFYNVTDADSHIFTFPRYPFPGRLLPYFSPCYSIGTNNTTPITICTLDGEG from the exons ATGGATCCTGCAGTGTTAATGGATGCCATTGTGGAAGAAGTGAACTGTCCTATCTGTATGACCTTCCTCAGGGAGCCTGTGAGCATCACCTGTGGCCACACTTTCTGCCacagctgtctctctggactcTGGAAGCTCCCAGCAGACTCCCAGAACTTGAGCTACACTTGTCCCCTTTGTCGAGCTCCCGTGCAGCCAAAGAAACTCCGTCCCAATTGGCAGCTGGCCAGCGTTGTAGATAAGGTCCGACTGCTAGGCTTCTGTATGGAAATGGGACTAAAGACTGATATGTGTGATCTCCACAAGGAACAGCTCACAATGTTCTGCAAAGAGGATGATGTGGTAACCTGCAAGGCCTGTAACAAGTCCCCAGAGCATGAAGCACACAGCGTTGTACCCATAAAGGATGTTGCCTGGGAGTATAAG TGGAAACTCCAGCAAGCTCTGGAACATCTGaggaaagaacaggagaaagtCTGGAAACTGGAAGTCAGTGAGAAGGAACAAGCTGCCATCTGGAAG ACGCAGATGGAAAAACGAAAGCAGAGCATCCTATGGGAGTTTGAAAAATATCAGCAGTTGTTAAAGGAGAAAGAGCTGCCATGTCAGCAGGCAGAAGAAGAGGCAGCCgctgttcaggctggcctggagcaggagaagggagagacGGGAAACAAACTGAGGTTGAGGCACGAGAAGATGATCCAGCAGAGCCAGGTCCTGTGGCAGATGATTGTGGAGCTGGAAGAGAGATCCCAGAGACCTGTGCGCTGGATGATGCAG GGTATTCAGGAAGCCTTAAACAG GAGCAAGTCTTGGAGCCTGCAGCAGCTAGAACCAATCTCCTTGGAGCTGAAGACAGATTGCCGTGTGCTAGGACTAAGAGAGATTCTGAAGACATTTGCAG TGGATGTGCGCCTAGATCCAGACACAGCTTACTCCCGCCTTGTCATTTCCAAGGACAGGAAAAGTGTGCACTATGGAGTCACCCAGCAGAACCTGCCTGACAATCCTGAGAGATTTTACCGCTACAACATTGTCTTGGGCAGCCAATGCATCTCCTCCGGCCGGCACTACTGGGAAGTGGAGGTTGGAGACAGATCTGAGTGGGGCCTGGGAGTGTGTGTAGAAAGTGTAGACCGGAAAGAGGTGGTCTACTTATCGCCTCGCTATGGCTTCTGGGTGATAAGGCTGAGGAAAGGAACAGAGTACCGAGCAGGCACAGATGAATATCCACTCCTGCCCTTGTCAGTTCCTCCGCACCGGGTAGGAATCTTCCTAGACTATGAGGCCCATGACATCTCCTTCTACAATGTGACTGATGCTGACTCTCATATTTTCACTTTTCCTCGCTATCCCTTCCCGGGCCGTCTCCTGCCCTATTTCAGTCCTTGTTACAGCATTGGCACTAACAACACCACTCCAATCACCATTTGTACCCTGGATGGGGAAGGCTAG
- the Trim68 gene encoding E3 ubiquitin-protein ligase TRIM68 isoform X2 has protein sequence MDPAVLMDAIVEEVNCPICMTFLREPVSITCGHTFCHSCLSGLWKLPADSQNLSYTCPLCRAPVQPKKLRPNWQLASVVDKVRLLGFCMEMGLKTDMCDLHKEQLTMFCKEDDVVTCKACNKSPEHEAHSVVPIKDVAWEYKWKLQQALEHLRKEQEKVWKLEVSEKEQAAIWKTQMEKRKQSILWEFEKYQQLLKEKELPCQQAEEEAAAVQAGLEQEKGETGNKLRLRHEKMIQQSQVLWQMIVELEERSQRPVRWMMQEQVLEPAAARTNLLGAEDRLPCARTKRDSEDICSGCAPRSRHSLLPPCHFQGQEKCALWSHPAEPA, from the exons ATGGATCCTGCAGTGTTAATGGATGCCATTGTGGAAGAAGTGAACTGTCCTATCTGTATGACCTTCCTCAGGGAGCCTGTGAGCATCACCTGTGGCCACACTTTCTGCCacagctgtctctctggactcTGGAAGCTCCCAGCAGACTCCCAGAACTTGAGCTACACTTGTCCCCTTTGTCGAGCTCCCGTGCAGCCAAAGAAACTCCGTCCCAATTGGCAGCTGGCCAGCGTTGTAGATAAGGTCCGACTGCTAGGCTTCTGTATGGAAATGGGACTAAAGACTGATATGTGTGATCTCCACAAGGAACAGCTCACAATGTTCTGCAAAGAGGATGATGTGGTAACCTGCAAGGCCTGTAACAAGTCCCCAGAGCATGAAGCACACAGCGTTGTACCCATAAAGGATGTTGCCTGGGAGTATAAG TGGAAACTCCAGCAAGCTCTGGAACATCTGaggaaagaacaggagaaagtCTGGAAACTGGAAGTCAGTGAGAAGGAACAAGCTGCCATCTGGAAG ACGCAGATGGAAAAACGAAAGCAGAGCATCCTATGGGAGTTTGAAAAATATCAGCAGTTGTTAAAGGAGAAAGAGCTGCCATGTCAGCAGGCAGAAGAAGAGGCAGCCgctgttcaggctggcctggagcaggagaagggagagacGGGAAACAAACTGAGGTTGAGGCACGAGAAGATGATCCAGCAGAGCCAGGTCCTGTGGCAGATGATTGTGGAGCTGGAAGAGAGATCCCAGAGACCTGTGCGCTGGATGATGCAG GAGCAAGTCTTGGAGCCTGCAGCAGCTAGAACCAATCTCCTTGGAGCTGAAGACAGATTGCCGTGTGCTAGGACTAAGAGAGATTCTGAAGACATTTGCAG TGGATGTGCGCCTAGATCCAGACACAGCTTACTCCCGCCTTGTCATTTCCAAGGACAGGAAAAGTGTGCACTATGGAGTCACCCAGCAGAACCTGCCTGA
- the LOC116891807 gene encoding olfactory receptor 51D1, which yields MPQPLVPFIATPNGSLAHPAHFLLVGIPGLGPNIHFGLAFPLCFMYAVATLGNLAIICIIRVERRLHEPMYLFLAMLSTIDLVLSSVTMPKMASLFLTGIQEIEFNICLTQMFLIHALSAMESAVLLAMAFDRFVAICYPLRHASVLTGTTVAKIGLASLARGFVFFFPLPFLLKRLSYCQTHTVTHSFCLHQDIMKLSCTDTKVNVVYGLFIILSVMGVDSLFIGFSYILILRAVLELSTRGAALKAFNTCISHLCAVLVFYVPLIGLSVVHRLGGPTSLVHVVMANIYLLLPPVVNPIVYGAKTKEIRSRIMRMFSQNGR from the coding sequence ATGCCACAACCCTTGGTCCCTTTCATCGCCACTCCAAATGGAAGTCTGGCACATCCAGCCCATTTCCTACTGGTAGGCATCCCTGGCCTGGGACCCAACATCCACTTTGGGCTGGCTTTCCCCTTATGTTTTATGTATGCAGTAGCCACACTGGGCAACCTGGCCATCATCTGTATCATTCGTGTGGAGAGGCGCTTGCATGAGCCCATGTACCTCTTCCTGGCCATGCTTTCTACCATTGACTTGGTCCTCTCCTCTGTCACTATGCCCAAAATGGCCAGCTTGTTCCTAACTGGCATTCAGGAGATTGAGTTCAACATTTGCTTGACCCAAATGTTCCTTATTCATGCCCTATCAGCCATGGAGTCTGCTGTCCTGCTGGCCATGGCTTTTGACCGCTTTGTGGCCATCTGCTACCCATTACGCCATGCTTCTGTGCTCACAGGCACCACCGTGGCCAAGATTGGGCTGGCATCCCTAGCCAGGGGATTTGTATTCTTCTTCCCATTGCCCTTCCTTCTGAAGCGTCTGTCGTACTGCCAAACACATACTGTCACAcactccttctgtcttcaccaaGACATTATGAAGCTGTCCTGTACCGATACCAAAGTCAATGTCGTTTATGGGCTCTTCATCATCCTCTCAGTCATGGGTGTGGACTCCCTCTTCATTGGCTTTTCCTATATCCTCATCCTGAGGGCTGTGTTGGAACTATCAACTCGAGGGGCAGCACTCAAGGCTTTCAACACCTGCATCTCCCACCTCTGTGCTGTCCTGGTGTTCTATGTACCCCTCATTGGGCTATCAGTGGTGCATAGGCTGGGTGGTCCCACATCTCTGGTCCATGTGGTTATGGCTAATATCTATCTCCTGCTACCACCTGTAGTCAATCCCATTGTGTATGGAGCAAAGACCAAGGAGATCCGTTCAAGGATTATGCGTATGTTCTCACAGAATGGCAGGTGA
- the LOC116894049 gene encoding olfactory receptor 51E1, with the protein MGSPNGNESSVTYFILIGLPGLEEFQFWLAFPLCSLYLIAVLGNLMIIYIVRTEHRLHEPMYIFLCMLSGLDILISTSSMPKMMAIFWFNSTTIQFDACLIQMFAIHSLSGMESTVLLAMAFDRYVAICHPLRHATVLTLPRVAKIGMAAVVRGAALMAPLPVFIKRLPFCRSNILSHSYCLHQDVMKLACADIRVNIIYGLIVIISAIGLDSLFISFSYLLILKTVLGLTREAQAKAFGTCVSHVCAVFIFYVPFIGLSMVHRFSKRHDSLLPVIMANIYLLVPPVLNPIVYGVKTKEIRQRILRLFLMTTHTSDH; encoded by the coding sequence ATGGGAAGCCCCAATGGCAATGAATCCAGTGTCACATATTTCATCTTAATAGGCCTCCCAGGATTAGAAGAGTTCCAGTTTTGGCTGGCTTTCCCATTGTGTTCCCTCTACCTTATTGCTGTGCTAGGTAACTTGATGATCATCTACATTGTGAGGACAGAGCACAGACTACATGAGCCCATGTATATCTTTCTTTGCATGCTTTCTGGCCTTGACATCCTGATTTCCACCTCATCCATGCCAAAAATGATGGCCATTTTCTGGTTCAATTCCACCACCATCCAGTTTGATGCTTGTTTGATACAGATGTTTGCTATCCATTCCTTATCTGGCATGGAGTCCACAGTGCTGCTGGCCATGGCCTttgatcgctatgtggccatctgtcacCCACTACGGCATGCCACTGTGCTTACATTGCCTCGTGTTGCGAAGATTGGCATGGCTGCTGTGGTCCGGGGTGCAGCACTAATGGCACCCTTACCTGTCTTCATCAAAAGGTTGCCTTTCTGTCGTTCCAACATCCTTTCTCATTCCTACTGCCTACACCAAGACGTCATGAAGCTGGCCTGCGCGGACATCCGTGTCAATATCATCTATGGACTAATTGTCATCATCTCTGCCATTGGTTTGGACTCACTTTTCATCTCCTTCTCATATTTGCTCATCCTCAAGACTGTGTTGGGCTTGACACGTGAAGCCCAGGCAAAAGCGTTTGGCACTTGTGTCTCTCATGTGTGTGCTGTTTTCATCTTCTATGTGCCCTTCATTGGATTGTCAATGGTGCACCGTTTTAGCAAGAGACATGACTCTCTCCTGCCTGTCATTATGGCTAACATCTATCTGCTGGTTCCTCCTGTGCTCAACCCCATCGTCTATGGAGTAAAGACAAAGGAGATCCGGCAGCGCATCCTCCGTCTTTTTCTCATGACCACACACACTTCAGATCACTAG